A part of Bacteroidales bacterium genomic DNA contains:
- a CDS encoding lipocalin family protein → MKKNFRIRASVLMIAAFAAVCVSCEKEEGNDLIGRWLFHRSNVIYYFEGQPYNLKEEGDGTILSELNRDFRNMIFMFESDGSFFGGVNEQLYPSGTYSVSGDKITIKDGSNIVTINYRLSGNMLDLTFSDASFELVETSLPDELFDIVDDFEMILTFIKTD, encoded by the coding sequence ATGAAAAAGAATTTCAGAATTAGGGCAAGTGTGCTGATGATCGCAGCATTTGCCGCAGTATGTGTTTCATGCGAAAAGGAAGAAGGCAACGATCTAATCGGACGCTGGTTGTTCCATAGAAGCAATGTCATTTACTATTTCGAAGGACAGCCGTATAATCTCAAAGAAGAAGGAGATGGCACAATTTTGTCGGAACTTAACAGGGATTTTCGGAATATGATTTTTATGTTTGAATCAGATGGATCGTTTTTCGGCGGCGTGAACGAACAGCTGTATCCGTCGGGAACATACAGTGTGTCGGGCGATAAAATTACCATCAAAGATGGGTCGAATATTGTAACAATAAATTATCGTTTGTCGGGGAATATGCTTGATTTGACGTTCTCAGACGCATCGTTTGAACTTGTAGAAACGAGCCTGCCTGATGAATTGTTCGATATAGTTGACGATTTCGAAATGATATTGACATTTATCAAAACGGATTAA